Proteins encoded in a region of the Patagioenas fasciata isolate bPatFas1 chromosome 21, bPatFas1.hap1, whole genome shotgun sequence genome:
- the PSMA5 gene encoding proteasome subunit alpha type-5: MFLTRSEYDRGVNTFSPEGRLFQVEYAIEAIKLGSTAIGIQTSEGVCLAVEKRITSPLMEPSSIEKIVEIDSHIGCAMSGLIADAKTLIDKARVETQNHWFTYNETMTVESVTQAVSNLALQFGEEDADPGAMSRPFGVALLFGGVDEKGPQLFHMDPSGTFVQCDARAIGSASEGAQSSLQEVYHKSMTLKEAIKSSLVILKQVMEEKLNATNIELATVEPGMKFHMYTKEELEEVIKDI, encoded by the exons ACACGCTCCGAGTACGACCG GGGTGTGAACACTTTTTCTCCGGAGGGGAGGCTGTTCCAAGTAGAATATGCCATCGAGGCCATAAAG CTCGGTTCCACAGCCATCGGCATCCAGACCTCGGAGGGTGTCTGCCTGGCCGTGGAGAAGCGGATCACCTCCCCGCTCATGGAGCCCAGCAGCATCGAGAAGATCGTGGAAATTGATTCCCACATAg GGTGTGCCATGAGCGGCTTAATAGCTGATGCAAAGACTTTAATTGATAAAGCAAGAGTGGAGACTCAG AATCACTGGTTCACCTATAACGAGACCATGACAGTGGAGAGCGTCACACAGGCCGTGTCCAACCTGGCACTGCAGTTTGGGGAGGAGGATGCGGACCCTGGAGCGATG TCTCGTCCGTTTGGTGTTGCGCTGCTTTTTGGAGGAGTTGATGAGAAGGGACCTCAACT GTTTCACATGGACCCGTCGGGGACGTTTGTTCAGTGCGATGCCAGAGCCATCGGCTCTGCCTCAGAAGGTGCCCAGAGCTCTCTGCAGGAGGTTTACCATAAG TCAATGACGCTGAAAGAGGCAATTAAATCTTCCCTCGTCATCCTGAAACAAGTGATGGAGGAGAAGCTGAACGCAACCAACATTGAG CTTGCCACCGTGGAGCCCGGGATGAAGTTCCACATGTACACAAAAGAGGAGCTCGAAGAGGTCATCAAGGATATTTGA